In Caproicibacterium amylolyticum, a genomic segment contains:
- a CDS encoding LuxR C-terminal-related transcriptional regulator: MKHRILSYDLLPQELNGPGPDQPDYRYAAMRRALRLAMQRELTQRQRECMEKRLAGEQVKEIAAELGVAPPTVSKHLQRGARRLRHALQYSCFVPTDS, from the coding sequence ATGAAACATCGGATATTAAGTTATGACCTGTTGCCGCAGGAGCTGAACGGTCCCGGTCCGGACCAGCCGGATTACCGTTATGCGGCTATGCGGCGGGCATTGCGTCTGGCAATGCAGCGTGAACTGACACAGCGGCAGCGAGAGTGCATGGAAAAGCGCCTTGCCGGCGAACAGGTAAAGGAAATTGCAGCGGAGCTGGGCGTTGCACCGCCAACAGTCAGCAAACATCTGCAGCGGGGAGCCCGGCGGCTGCGGCATGCACTGCAGTACAGCTGCT
- a CDS encoding chloride channel protein produces MQKTKLKHKAEHWQKRLLTFLKWVLLSIGIGVLIGGGVGTLFYYLLQWTTQTRTNSPWLLFLLPAGGLFIVWLYRACGVKQSRGTDLVLLAVRSPQPLPARMAPLIFIATAVTHLFGGSAGREGAALQIGGSLGYGAGRLFKLDEKALHVVTMCGMGAVFSALFGTPVAAAVFAMEVVSVGQMYYSALVPVTISSLLASGIASRLGAVPTHYILAEVGSGLHLLPALQIALLAALCAAVAILFCQTLHIAGRLYRQFLPNPYLRVLMGSALVIVLMLLTGTSDYEGAGTNVIARAIGGHARPEAFVLKILLTALTLGAGFKGGEIVPSFFIGATFGCWMGGLLGLDPGLGAAVGMLCVFCGVVNCPLTALLLGCSLFGYSGAPYFFLACAISYALSGYTGLYAEQTILYSKFRPQFINKRTE; encoded by the coding sequence TTGCAAAAAACAAAATTAAAACATAAAGCAGAGCACTGGCAAAAACGGCTGCTCACTTTTTTGAAATGGGTCCTGCTCAGCATTGGTATTGGAGTACTGATTGGCGGCGGAGTCGGCACCCTGTTTTACTACCTTCTGCAGTGGACAACACAAACACGCACAAACAGCCCCTGGCTTCTGTTCCTGCTTCCGGCGGGCGGTCTGTTCATTGTCTGGCTGTACCGCGCATGCGGCGTAAAACAGAGCCGCGGTACCGACTTGGTTTTGTTGGCTGTGCGCTCTCCTCAGCCGCTGCCCGCACGCATGGCACCGCTGATTTTCATTGCGACTGCTGTTACCCATCTATTTGGCGGCTCTGCCGGACGCGAAGGTGCTGCACTGCAAATTGGCGGCAGTCTTGGTTACGGTGCGGGCCGCCTTTTTAAGTTAGACGAAAAAGCCCTGCACGTTGTGACCATGTGCGGCATGGGCGCTGTTTTTTCCGCACTTTTTGGAACACCGGTTGCCGCAGCTGTTTTTGCTATGGAGGTTGTCAGCGTAGGGCAGATGTATTACTCCGCACTGGTTCCGGTCACAATTTCCAGCCTGCTGGCTTCCGGCATCGCCAGCCGCCTTGGCGCGGTGCCAACTCACTACATACTCGCTGAAGTCGGCAGCGGCCTGCATTTACTGCCAGCACTGCAGATTGCCCTGCTGGCCGCGCTTTGCGCTGCAGTCGCCATTTTGTTTTGCCAAACCCTGCACATCGCCGGTCGGCTGTACCGTCAATTTCTGCCGAACCCCTATTTACGGGTACTGATGGGCAGTGCGCTGGTTATCGTTCTCATGCTCTTAACCGGCACTTCTGATTACGAAGGCGCCGGCACAAATGTAATTGCACGCGCAATCGGCGGTCACGCCCGCCCGGAAGCATTTGTTTTGAAAATTCTGCTGACTGCCCTTACCCTTGGCGCGGGTTTTAAGGGCGGCGAAATTGTTCCTAGCTTTTTCATCGGCGCGACTTTCGGCTGTTGGATGGGCGGCCTGCTTGGGCTTGACCCCGGGCTGGGTGCTGCGGTTGGAATGCTGTGCGTTTTCTGCGGCGTTGTCAACTGCCCGCTGACGGCACTGCTGCTCGGCTGTTCTCTGTTTGGTTACAGCGGGGCACCGTACTTTTTCCTTGCCTGTGCCATTTCCTACGCGCTTTCCGGCTACACCGGGCTTTACGCCGAACAAACCATTCTTTACAGCAAATTTCGCCCGCAGTTCATCAATAAAAGAACAGAATGA
- a CDS encoding GNAT family N-acetyltransferase — MEKTFEIRAAKTSDGARLAEIYEPYVCQTVITFEEEAPSAQEMAHRVVETQKDFPWLVYEENGKVLGYAYAHQMQARAAFQWSAEVSVYLDWNYRGHGAGHALYAQLEKLLKEMGVAQLYAQIAVPNPESIGFHHACGYEDLCLYPHIGYKRNKWCDLAVLVKQLQLPEHPQPRKKI; from the coding sequence ATGGAGAAGACGTTTGAAATCCGCGCGGCAAAAACATCCGATGGTGCGCGTCTGGCAGAAATCTACGAACCCTATGTATGCCAAACAGTCATTACTTTTGAGGAAGAAGCACCGAGTGCTCAGGAAATGGCACACCGAGTTGTGGAGACACAAAAAGATTTTCCGTGGCTGGTTTACGAGGAAAACGGAAAAGTGCTGGGGTACGCTTACGCACATCAGATGCAGGCGCGTGCGGCTTTTCAGTGGTCTGCAGAGGTCAGTGTTTATCTGGACTGGAACTACCGCGGACATGGCGCTGGCCATGCACTGTATGCACAACTGGAAAAGCTGCTGAAGGAAATGGGTGTGGCGCAGCTTTACGCGCAGATTGCCGTGCCAAATCCGGAAAGCATTGGTTTTCATCACGCATGCGGTTACGAGGACTTGTGTCTGTATCCGCACATTGGGTACAAACGAAACAAATGGTGTGACCTTGCTGTTTTGGTGAAACAGCTGCAGCTGCCGGAGCATCCGCAGCCGCGAAAGAAAATTTAA
- a CDS encoding phospho-sugar mutase: protein MTEYERWRSQVLNDADLSEELKHIQDKPEEINDRFYRSLSFGTAGLRGVIGAGTNRMNIYTVGQATQGLANYLNKHAAGNRPSVAIAYDSRIKSDVFAKESAAVLAANGIIAHIYPWLSPTPTLSFAVRYLHCDAGINVTASHNPAKYNGYKVYGNDGCQITAQMATDVQSEIDHTDLFSDIRRIDYEEGVKQGLIVTIPDAVQDAFLDAVFAERILQKPCDNLKVVYSPLNGTGRVCCTRIMERLGVQKVDVVPEQEWPDGNFPTCPFPNPEIKEALQKGLELCEKTGDDLLIATDPDCDRCGIAVKNGDTFRLMSGNEVGVLLLNFIASAKKEQGRLPKVPVGVTTIVSTDMADAVAETYGIEMHRVLTGFKYIGDQIALLEEKGEEDRFLLGFEESYGYLSGGYVRDKDAVDATMLICEMASWYKEKGLSLADAIEELYKKYGYYRNGLLNFGFEGEDGMLQMQQIMDGLRKNAPAEVAGFHVSGWSDYERSVRSDAGKESTIDLPKSNVLEYRLENGSKVIVRPSGTEPKIKVYLSAKGKDEAESIRLIDKLAEGGKALLGK from the coding sequence ATGACGGAATACGAAAGATGGCGTTCTCAAGTTCTGAATGACGCGGACTTATCAGAGGAACTGAAGCATATTCAGGATAAGCCGGAAGAAATCAATGACCGTTTCTACCGCAGTTTGTCCTTTGGCACAGCGGGACTGCGCGGCGTAATCGGTGCTGGCACAAACCGCATGAATATTTACACTGTTGGGCAGGCAACGCAGGGCCTTGCCAACTACTTAAACAAACATGCAGCGGGGAACCGCCCCAGCGTTGCGATTGCCTATGACAGCCGCATTAAGTCGGATGTGTTTGCAAAGGAAAGCGCTGCTGTACTGGCTGCAAACGGCATTATCGCACATATTTATCCGTGGCTTTCTCCAACACCGACGCTGTCCTTTGCGGTGCGGTATCTGCACTGCGACGCAGGTATTAACGTGACTGCAAGCCATAACCCAGCCAAGTACAATGGCTACAAGGTTTACGGCAATGATGGATGCCAGATTACCGCACAGATGGCGACCGATGTGCAGAGCGAAATCGACCACACGGATTTGTTCAGCGACATCCGCCGCATAGATTACGAGGAAGGCGTAAAGCAGGGGCTGATTGTAACCATTCCGGACGCTGTGCAGGACGCATTTTTGGATGCCGTATTTGCAGAACGCATCCTGCAGAAACCTTGTGACAACCTGAAAGTTGTTTATTCTCCGCTCAACGGCACCGGCCGTGTCTGCTGCACCCGCATCATGGAGCGTTTGGGTGTGCAGAAAGTGGACGTTGTGCCGGAGCAGGAGTGGCCGGACGGCAACTTCCCAACCTGCCCGTTCCCGAACCCGGAAATTAAGGAAGCTTTGCAAAAAGGTCTGGAACTGTGCGAAAAAACTGGGGATGACCTGCTGATTGCCACCGACCCGGACTGTGACCGCTGCGGCATTGCTGTGAAAAACGGCGATACGTTCCGCTTAATGTCCGGCAACGAAGTGGGTGTGCTGCTGCTGAACTTTATTGCCAGTGCCAAAAAGGAGCAGGGCCGTCTGCCGAAAGTGCCGGTGGGCGTTACGACCATTGTCAGCACGGATATGGCGGATGCTGTGGCAGAGACCTACGGTATCGAAATGCACCGCGTGCTGACTGGCTTTAAGTATATTGGCGACCAGATTGCGCTGTTGGAGGAAAAGGGAGAGGAGGACCGCTTCCTGCTCGGTTTTGAGGAAAGCTACGGTTACCTTTCCGGCGGCTATGTGCGCGATAAGGACGCGGTGGATGCCACCATGCTGATTTGCGAGATGGCAAGCTGGTATAAAGAGAAGGGACTGTCCCTTGCGGACGCGATTGAGGAGCTGTACAAAAAGTACGGTTACTACCGCAATGGCCTGCTGAACTTTGGCTTTGAGGGCGAGGACGGTATGCTGCAGATGCAGCAGATTATGGACGGCCTGCGCAAAAATGCGCCTGCTGAAGTTGCCGGCTTCCATGTTTCGGGTTGGAGCGACTACGAGCGCAGTGTTCGCAGTGACGCAGGGAAAGAGAGCACCATTGACCTGCCGAAGTCAAATGTTCTTGAGTATCGTTTGGAAAACGGCAGCAAGGTCATTGTGCGTCCTTCCGGTACCGAACCGAAAATTAAAGTATACCTTTCTGCCAAGGGCAAAGATGAGGCGGAAAGCATCCGGCTGATTGACAAACTTGCCGAAGGCGGCAAAGCACTGTTGGGCAAATAA
- a CDS encoding YfcE family phosphodiesterase: MRVLVVSDTHRDRWALQKAILAQPKAEVVVHLGDGEQEALEAKRSFPEKQFYMVRGNCDWGSGLHAHMMVELAGKKLFLTHGYAENVKAGVDEVIRAAQERGADILLFGHTHEALTDYVDGLYIMNPGSLHGGEGTYGFVDITPAGVVTNIVRLR; encoded by the coding sequence ATGCGAGTATTAGTTGTGTCTGACACGCACCGCGACCGTTGGGCGCTGCAAAAAGCGATTCTGGCGCAGCCCAAAGCGGAAGTAGTTGTTCATTTGGGTGATGGTGAGCAGGAGGCACTGGAGGCCAAGCGCTCTTTTCCGGAAAAACAATTTTACATGGTGCGCGGAAACTGCGATTGGGGAAGTGGGCTCCACGCACACATGATGGTTGAACTTGCCGGGAAAAAGCTGTTTTTAACACACGGCTATGCGGAAAATGTAAAAGCCGGTGTCGATGAGGTGATTCGCGCAGCACAGGAACGCGGTGCAGATATTTTGCTGTTTGGACATACGCATGAAGCATTGACAGACTATGTGGATGGACTGTATATTATGAATCCAGGTTCGCTGCACGGCGGGGAGGGAACTTACGGTTTTGTTGATATTACACCGGCAGGTGTGGTTACAAATATTGTGCGTTTGCGTTGA
- a CDS encoding glutamate-5-semialdehyde dehydrogenase translates to MTLTEMGQAAKQAAAVLAQAGAKKDKALRTIAEILEQNEKTLLAANAVDLADAKQNDMRPALLDRLALNHDRIAGMAQGAREVAAQEDPIGQVIEGGVRPNGLEIRRVRVPLGVIGIIFEARPNVAADAAALCLKAGNAVILRGGKEAIHSNHACVELMRTAVESAGLPRDSIQLVEDTSRASATGMMEMTGYLDVLIPRGGHGLIQSVVKNARVPVIQTGAGNCHVYVDDSADIEMAANIIYNAKTSRPSVCNAIETILIHKNIAKKALPVIGARLAEKNVELRGCPITREILGEQVKPATEEDWATEYDDYILAVKVVDSMDDALQHIAKYSTGHSECIVTSSYTNARRFQQEVDSAAVYVNASTRFTDGGEFGLGAEIGISTQKLHARGPMGVNQLTSSKFLVMGNGQVR, encoded by the coding sequence ATGACTCTTACAGAAATGGGACAGGCCGCGAAGCAGGCGGCAGCGGTGCTGGCGCAGGCTGGTGCCAAAAAGGACAAGGCTCTGCGGACAATTGCGGAGATACTGGAGCAAAATGAAAAAACGCTTCTGGCTGCAAATGCAGTCGATTTGGCGGATGCAAAGCAGAATGACATGCGTCCGGCGCTGTTGGACAGGCTTGCACTGAACCACGACCGTATTGCCGGTATGGCACAGGGCGCCCGCGAAGTAGCCGCACAGGAGGACCCCATCGGTCAGGTTATTGAGGGCGGCGTGCGTCCAAACGGACTGGAGATTCGCCGGGTTCGTGTGCCTCTGGGTGTCATTGGCATTATTTTTGAGGCTCGCCCAAACGTGGCGGCGGATGCGGCGGCACTTTGCCTGAAAGCGGGAAATGCGGTCATCCTGCGCGGTGGCAAAGAAGCAATTCACAGCAATCATGCCTGTGTGGAACTGATGCGCACAGCGGTGGAGTCAGCAGGGCTGCCTCGTGACAGTATTCAGCTGGTAGAGGACACCAGCCGCGCTTCCGCAACCGGTATGATGGAAATGACCGGCTATTTGGATGTGCTGATTCCCCGCGGTGGCCATGGTTTGATTCAAAGTGTGGTGAAAAACGCGCGCGTGCCGGTGATCCAGACCGGCGCGGGAAACTGCCATGTCTATGTGGACGACAGCGCGGATATTGAAATGGCGGCAAACATTATTTATAACGCCAAAACCAGCCGCCCAAGTGTCTGCAATGCAATTGAAACCATTTTGATCCATAAAAATATTGCAAAAAAAGCCCTGCCCGTTATCGGGGCAAGGCTGGCGGAAAAGAATGTGGAGCTGCGCGGCTGCCCTATCACCCGGGAAATATTGGGTGAACAGGTGAAGCCTGCGACAGAAGAGGACTGGGCAACCGAGTACGACGATTACATTTTGGCGGTAAAAGTAGTGGACAGCATGGACGATGCACTGCAGCACATTGCGAAGTACAGCACCGGCCACAGCGAATGCATTGTAACCAGCAGCTACACGAATGCACGCCGCTTCCAGCAGGAAGTGGACAGCGCGGCAGTGTATGTGAATGCATCCACGCGCTTTACGGACGGCGGCGAGTTTGGTTTGGGTGCAGAAATCGGTATCAGCACCCAAAAACTGCACGCTCGCGGCCCAATGGGTGTGAACCAGCTGACCAGCAGTAAATTTTTAGTGATGGGGAACGGGCAAGTGCGTTAA
- the proB gene encoding glutamate 5-kinase has translation MSHITQAKRVVVKVGTSTLTYETGRLNLRRVEELCKVLCGLQNEGREVVLVTSGAVGVGMGKLGLHKHPEEIEQRQAIAAVGQCELMFMYDKFFGEYNHTVAQVLLTKDVVQDTVTKRNVENTFQTLLQRGIIPVVNENDSVATDELAGKNFGDNDTLSATVATLTEADLLVILTDIDGLYSSDPRKDPKAQRIPYVYGITDEIRALAGGAGSDRGTGGMATKVTAACIANDAGIPCVVMSGANPRDLYDLFDGVVLGTTFLPLGAEN, from the coding sequence ATGTCACATATTACACAGGCAAAGCGTGTGGTCGTTAAGGTTGGTACCAGCACGCTTACCTATGAAACCGGGCGGCTGAATCTGCGCCGGGTGGAGGAACTCTGCAAAGTACTGTGCGGCCTGCAGAACGAGGGCCGCGAGGTGGTTCTGGTGACCAGCGGCGCGGTGGGAGTCGGCATGGGAAAACTCGGTCTGCACAAACATCCGGAGGAAATAGAGCAGCGGCAGGCGATTGCTGCGGTGGGCCAGTGCGAACTGATGTTTATGTATGACAAATTTTTCGGTGAATACAATCACACAGTTGCGCAGGTGCTGCTGACCAAGGACGTTGTGCAGGATACGGTCACGAAACGCAATGTGGAAAACACCTTTCAAACGCTGCTGCAGCGGGGAATTATCCCAGTTGTCAACGAAAACGATTCCGTTGCAACAGATGAGCTGGCAGGAAAAAATTTCGGCGATAACGATACGCTTTCCGCAACGGTCGCAACGCTGACGGAGGCCGACCTTCTGGTGATTCTGACGGATATTGACGGCTTGTACAGCAGCGACCCGCGCAAAGACCCCAAGGCACAGCGGATTCCGTATGTATACGGAATTACGGACGAAATTCGTGCGCTGGCAGGCGGTGCCGGCAGTGACCGCGGTACCGGCGGCATGGCAACGAAAGTTACCGCGGCCTGCATTGCCAATGACGCAGGAATCCCCTGTGTGGTGATGTCGGGAGCAAATCCGCGTGACCTTTATGATTTGTTTGACGGCGTGGTGCTGGGCACTACGTTCTTGCCGCTGGGCGCGGAGAACTGA
- a CDS encoding DUF378 domain-containing protein, whose translation MFDKIALLLSIIGGINWGLVGLFQFDLVAWICGGAQTWPARVIYVIIAIAALWCISILFKHISIDPDGHID comes from the coding sequence ATGTTTGATAAAATCGCATTGCTTCTTTCAATTATCGGCGGCATAAACTGGGGTTTGGTTGGACTTTTCCAATTTGACCTGGTTGCGTGGATTTGCGGCGGTGCCCAAACATGGCCTGCCCGTGTCATTTACGTAATTATCGCCATTGCGGCACTGTGGTGCATTTCCATTCTCTTTAAGCACATTTCCATTGACCCCGATGGTCACATCGACTGA
- a CDS encoding polyribonucleotide nucleotidyltransferase, translating into MFEHSRTFETTLAGRSLRVETGKMAQLANGACLVRYGETVVLCTATASVQPREGVDFFPLSVDYDEKLYAAGRIPGSYLKREGKPPEEAILAGRLIDRSIRPLFPKDMRNDVSVVCTVMSLDADCSPVIAALLGASTALSISNIPWGGPVAAVHVGLLDGEYVVNPTEGQCPQSRMAVTVASAGERMVMIEAGAQIVSDEEMYEGILIGHRANLEMLAFIRQIQEEIGKPKFTYTAEHASDEMQRDIMDYAIDAVRDALDTNDKNVRDARLQEIYTDVFEHFAKVYPDSQKQLDECLYKTQKYIVRRWLLDDKKRVDGRGMDEMRPLAAEVDVLPRVHGSGMFTRGQTQVLTTVTLGPVSEAQQLDDLGGQTEKRYMHQYNFPSYSVGDTKPSRGPNRREIGHGALAERALLPVIPSVDDFPYAMRLVSEVLSSNGSTSQASICGSTLALMAAGVPIAAPVAGISCGLITEGDRWMTMVDIQGLEDFFGDMDFKVAGTKEGITAIQMDLKMEGLTPAMVKEALYKTHKARNSIIDDVLLKAIPAPRKVLSPWAPKLQVARVPVEKIREVIGSGGKVIHQICDECGVKMDVAEDGHVYISGMDAEGVERALEIVKTIAEGPKPGAFYHGKVTRLMDFGAFVEIVPGKEGLVHISQLDVKHVEKVSDAVQVGDAVTVKVLEIDNRGRLNLSRKAAQIEQERLTPEEMAAVNQPQT; encoded by the coding sequence ATGTTTGAGCACAGCAGAACCTTTGAAACTACGCTTGCAGGACGCAGTCTGCGTGTAGAAACCGGAAAAATGGCACAGCTGGCAAACGGTGCGTGCTTAGTCAGGTACGGCGAAACGGTCGTGCTGTGCACAGCCACGGCGAGTGTGCAGCCGCGGGAGGGTGTGGATTTCTTTCCACTGTCCGTTGATTATGACGAAAAACTGTATGCAGCAGGGCGCATTCCCGGTTCGTATTTAAAGCGCGAAGGCAAACCGCCGGAAGAAGCGATTCTTGCCGGGCGGCTGATTGACCGCTCTATTCGGCCGCTGTTCCCGAAAGATATGCGCAATGATGTCAGCGTTGTCTGTACAGTCATGAGCCTGGACGCGGACTGCTCGCCGGTCATAGCGGCGCTGCTGGGTGCCAGCACAGCGCTTTCCATTTCCAATATTCCGTGGGGTGGGCCGGTTGCTGCGGTTCATGTGGGCTTGCTTGACGGGGAATATGTGGTGAATCCTACGGAGGGGCAGTGTCCGCAAAGCCGCATGGCGGTCACAGTCGCGTCCGCGGGCGAACGCATGGTAATGATAGAAGCGGGTGCACAGATTGTTTCCGATGAGGAAATGTACGAGGGTATTCTTATTGGTCACAGGGCGAATCTGGAGATGCTCGCCTTTATCCGGCAGATTCAGGAGGAAATCGGCAAGCCGAAATTTACGTATACAGCGGAGCACGCCAGTGACGAAATGCAGCGGGATATTATGGATTACGCGATCGACGCGGTGCGGGACGCACTGGATACCAACGACAAAAATGTGCGGGATGCGCGCCTGCAGGAGATATATACGGATGTGTTTGAACATTTTGCAAAAGTGTATCCCGACAGCCAAAAGCAGCTGGATGAGTGCCTTTACAAAACGCAAAAATACATTGTACGCCGCTGGCTGCTGGATGACAAAAAACGTGTGGACGGCCGCGGCATGGATGAAATGAGGCCGTTGGCGGCAGAGGTAGATGTGCTGCCGCGCGTGCATGGTTCCGGTATGTTTACCCGCGGACAGACGCAGGTCCTCACCACCGTGACACTCGGCCCGGTCAGTGAAGCGCAGCAGTTGGACGATTTGGGCGGACAGACCGAAAAACGGTACATGCACCAGTACAACTTTCCAAGCTACAGCGTGGGGGATACGAAACCGAGCCGTGGGCCGAACCGCCGCGAAATCGGCCACGGTGCTTTGGCAGAACGCGCGCTGCTGCCGGTTATCCCCAGTGTGGACGATTTCCCGTATGCCATGCGCTTGGTCAGTGAAGTGCTGTCCTCCAACGGTTCCACCTCACAGGCGAGCATCTGCGGCAGCACACTGGCACTGATGGCGGCGGGAGTGCCGATTGCGGCACCGGTTGCGGGCATTTCCTGCGGACTGATTACCGAGGGTGACCGCTGGATGACCATGGTGGACATTCAGGGGTTGGAGGATTTCTTTGGGGATATGGATTTTAAAGTAGCCGGCACCAAAGAGGGCATAACGGCAATCCAAATGGATTTGAAAATGGAAGGCCTGACGCCCGCAATGGTAAAAGAGGCGCTGTATAAAACGCACAAGGCACGCAATAGTATTATTGACGATGTTTTGCTCAAAGCAATTCCCGCACCGCGCAAAGTCCTGTCGCCATGGGCGCCAAAACTGCAGGTTGCGCGGGTGCCGGTGGAAAAGATTCGTGAAGTGATTGGTTCTGGCGGCAAGGTCATTCATCAGATTTGCGATGAATGCGGTGTTAAAATGGATGTGGCAGAGGACGGCCATGTTTATATTTCCGGTATGGACGCGGAAGGCGTTGAACGTGCACTGGAAATTGTAAAAACGATTGCCGAGGGTCCGAAACCCGGCGCCTTTTATCACGGAAAAGTGACGAGATTGATGGATTTTGGCGCATTCGTTGAAATTGTTCCGGGAAAAGAAGGACTGGTGCACATTTCGCAGCTTGACGTAAAACATGTTGAAAAAGTTTCGGATGCTGTGCAGGTGGGCGATGCTGTCACTGTGAAAGTGCTGGAAATAGACAACCGCGGGAGGCTGAATCTTTCCCGCAAAGCGGCACAAATCGAGCAGGAGCGGCTGACACCAGAGGAAATGGCTGCGGTTAATCAGCCACAAACATGA
- the rpsO gene encoding 30S ribosomal protein S15: protein MTKAEKTEIMKQYATHEGDTGSPEVQIAVLTKRINDLTDHLRTHQKDHHSRRGLFKMIGTRRSLLNYLTKVDIERYRSIIAKLNIRK, encoded by the coding sequence ATGACAAAAGCTGAGAAAACTGAAATCATGAAGCAGTATGCTACCCATGAGGGAGACACAGGCTCCCCGGAAGTGCAGATTGCTGTTCTGACAAAGCGCATTAATGACCTGACTGATCATCTGCGCACCCATCAGAAGGATCATCACAGCCGCCGCGGTCTGTTCAAGATGATTGGCACCCGCCGCAGCCTGCTGAACTATCTGACAAAGGTGGACATTGAGCGCTATCGTTCCATCATTGCAAAGCTCAACATCCGTAAGTAA
- the ribF gene encoding riboflavin biosynthesis protein RibF, which translates to MKIYEELTPCEGETAVALGSFDGLHLGHRAVISQTLGEPGLTPTVLTFADNPLCDLGGSTGGELMTREQKVQVLEEFGVRQLYLLRFSTIMNFTAEQFVKDVLMNVLHAKKVCCGFNFTFGAGGRAGSKELQQLCAAQGLRTAVAPAVLADGEPVSSTRIRALVAQGHMGGAAELLGRPYGYLAEVRHGQQLGRQLGTPTLNQEIPKTFVLPRFGVYASRVYLLGSAYCGVTNVGLRPTVDGHHVTAETWLPDYSGPEFYGETVRTDLLHFLRPEQKFPSVEALGKQIQTDGERAKDFLRRNAKELFA; encoded by the coding sequence ATGAAAATCTACGAAGAACTGACACCTTGTGAGGGTGAAACCGCAGTAGCGCTTGGTTCCTTTGATGGTCTGCACTTGGGGCACCGCGCGGTGATTTCCCAAACGCTTGGGGAGCCGGGGCTGACTCCAACCGTGCTGACTTTCGCCGACAATCCGCTTTGTGACCTTGGCGGAAGTACCGGCGGAGAGCTGATGACGCGGGAGCAGAAGGTGCAGGTACTGGAAGAATTCGGTGTTAGGCAGCTGTATCTGCTTCGCTTTTCCACCATCATGAATTTTACAGCAGAGCAGTTTGTCAAAGATGTACTGATGAACGTCCTGCACGCGAAAAAAGTTTGCTGTGGGTTTAATTTCACTTTTGGCGCGGGCGGCCGAGCAGGCAGCAAGGAACTGCAGCAACTGTGTGCTGCACAGGGGCTGCGCACAGCGGTCGCGCCGGCAGTGCTTGCGGACGGCGAACCGGTCAGCAGTACCCGTATTCGGGCGCTGGTGGCGCAGGGACATATGGGCGGTGCGGCTGAGCTTTTGGGTCGGCCTTACGGCTACCTTGCAGAGGTGCGGCACGGCCAGCAGCTTGGCCGCCAGTTGGGTACCCCAACGCTGAATCAGGAAATTCCGAAAACATTTGTCTTGCCGCGCTTCGGTGTTTACGCCAGCCGTGTTTACCTGCTTGGCAGCGCCTACTGCGGTGTTACAAATGTTGGCCTGCGCCCAACGGTGGACGGCCACCATGTGACTGCGGAAACGTGGCTGCCGGATTACAGCGGTCCGGAATTTTACGGCGAAACGGTGCGTACCGATTTGCTCCATTTTCTGCGCCCGGAGCAGAAATTTCCCAGCGTGGAGGCGCTTGGAAAGCAGATTCAAACGGACGGCGAGCGGGCAAAGGACTTTTTGCGCCGCAATGCCAAGGAACTGTTTGCATAA